Proteins co-encoded in one Ciconia boyciana chromosome 14, ASM3463844v1, whole genome shotgun sequence genomic window:
- the TOMM34 gene encoding mitochondrial import receptor subunit TOM34, translating to MAASPSASASALRRAGNEEFRRGQYGPAAALYTRALALLEAAGEAAAEERSVLLANRAACHLKDGACRLCVADCSGALELVPFGIKPLLRRAAAYEALESYQLAYVDYKTVLQVDCSIQAAHDGVNRMTKALLERDGVNWRQKLPPIPTVPVSAQTRWSVPSAGARGANTPPATAPQGGPDQTAAGTERARTLKEEGNELVKKGNHKKAVEKYSESLKLNQECATYTNRALCYLTLKQYKEAVQDCTEALRLDPKNVKALYRRAQALKELKDYKSSIADIKSLLKTEPKNTAALRLLQELNRA from the exons aTGGCGGCGTCGCCCAGCGCCAGCGCCAGCGCCCTGCGTCGGGCCGGCAACGAGGAGTTCCGCCGCGGGCAGTACGGGCCGGCCGCCGCGCTCTACACCCGCGCGCTGGCGCTGCTGGAGGCCGCAG GGGAGGCCGCCGCCGAGGAGCGGAGCGTGCTGCTCGCCAACCGCGCCGCCTGCCACCTCAAGGACGGCGCCTGCCGCCTCTGCGTCGCCGACTGCAGCGG CGCCCTCGAGCTGGTCCCGTTTGGGATCAAGCCCCTCCTCAGGCGGGCCGCGGCCTACGAGGCCCTGGAGAGCTACCAGCTGGCCTACGTGGACTACAAGACCGTGCTGCAGGTGGACTGCTCCATACAGGCGGCACACGACGGCGTCAACAG GATGACTAAAGCCCTGCTGGAGAGGGATGGCGTGAACTGGCGCCAGAAGCTCCCGCCAATCCCCACGGTCCCTGTTTCTGCCCAGACAAGGTGGAGCGTTCCTTCTGCCGGAGCCCGCGGGGCAAACACTCCTCCTGCAACTGCACCACAGGGAGGACCAG ACCAGActgctgctggcacagagaGAGCTCGAACtctgaaggaagaaggaaatgaacTTGTAAAGAAAGGAAACCATAAAAAAGCAGTTGAGAAGTACAGTGAGAGTTTAAAGCTCAACCAGGAATGCGCAACTTATACCAACAG AGCTCTCTGTTACCTGACCCTGAAGCAATACAAGGAAGCAGTACAGGACTGCACGGAAGCTCTGAGGTTAGATCCTAAAAACGTGAAGGCACTCTACAGGCGTGCTCAAGCACTTAAAGAACTGAAG GATTACAAATCAAGTATTGCCGATATCAAGAG